The window TTAAGAGTGTATGGTGGAAACTCAAGTGCAGttgacttcatgtgaagttgatagttgagagccgttaaatagtttgattgatttgactaaatttttatctaacaactctcagttatcaacttcatgtgaaattGACTGTACCTAAGTTTCTACGGAAGTGTATAAGTATAATGATGAGAagagaaaaatataattaatgcACTTTATCTGCATTCGAAAATGTGCCAAAACAAAAATCAACCATTTCTCGTTTATAAATGCTAAAGAATTTTGGAGAGATGATATACTATGAGATTAATAGAATAATCAATATTAAACctgttatgaaattattttttataaaaatttaaattaataaaaaaatatataaatatttatatttttaacacattcttttaaataaaagttTATTTTAGATTTGTTCGAAATTTATatagattttcttttttttttttgtcttgtactaattttttttaaaagttgaataaaaaatcgaattttattcttttcaattataaaaattctaatataatatcataaaattacttattttaaaaatttaagttgataaaAGAAGACACATAGTTAAATTTCTGACAAAATGTAACTTATTAATTTCAACAAAATCTTCAATTTATATTTGGAGTTGTACTCTTTTTAGGCCCCCACAACAGCAAGTTGATAATGTGAGTTTTTAGACCTTACCAAAAATAACGAGTTAATATCATAATTGAATTAATGGTTCATCAATACAACGGTACAGTACTATAGTTATATTTTGATGACAATTACTTCTCAAGAAAAATATACACTCAATATATCAAATTGTTGTTTTCAATAATTCTAAACATAACTATCATCACCGCAAATTATTTCCAAGAATTTCTcaaaatgtataaaaaattatttgcaataatgtcttttatttaattttatggtGGAAATTCCCTCCTTGTCATGGTGAACCACAATTGTTGCTTCCCCATTTTCAGAATCCTGTTAAATAAACACTACAACTAGCCTAGCTATTTAAGGGTGATGGAAAAATAATTGatgaaatttcaaaaattctattatttatttatcttttctccTATTTATACTGTGTGACAAAGGACAAATCGAAGAAGCTGTGCCCCGCCATTATATTATCATATGCAtgcactttaatttattttagtaaagtAGATTTTGCATTATTGTTAAAGAAATAACtctattaagaattaattaagaaACTAAACTCTAATAATTTAGCCATGATTAAGTTCTATTAcggaaacaaaaaaataatacacTCATCATCAGTTAAAACTAAATCTCTAAACAAATACTACATACTACTACTACATAGAAATTAAATggagtgtgtatatatatatacataatatacttAGTAAAAATTTGAAATGTAtctgtttaattattctgttagtctttataattttactaaatttttaataaaattttatatatttttttttcaattgagttattatactatttttaattttgttattagatcatttttagtataaaaaatattaaagttaactgaatatttttttcgtaaattaaagatatttataattaagaagttaattagattttttatcaCATATCTTTGagaaaaatattctgttaattttaaaatttttaatatgaaaataatctaattacaaaattaaaaacagtataagaatgtaattaaaaaaatataaaaacttaattataaatttagtgaaattataagactaacaaagcaattaaacaaaatatatctCATATATAAGATATGGGTTAGTTTGGTTTTTTCtggttttatatatacatattattcTGTTAGTTGTTATACTTAAAAAAAACTTGAAATATAtcggtttatatatatatatcggtttaattattctattagttcctatagttttactaaatttttaattagaatcttatatattttcttcttttcaattgggttctTACACTGTTTTTAGTTTTGTTATTAGATCCTtcttagtgtaaaaaatattcgAGTTAACGGAATATTTTTTTCGCAAATTGAAGATATCTATAATTTAAGAACCTAATTAGATCTTTAATCACATATCTTTAGagaaaaatattctgttaatttaatatttttaatatgaaaatgacCTAATTACAAGATTAAAAAcagtataaaaattcaattaaaaaaaatataaaaacttaattataaatttaataaaattataagactaacaaaataattaaactaaatatatCTCATATATAGGATATGGGTTTGGTTTTTTCTGGTTTTATAAAAGCTATTTTGATAGATGATCCATGAATCCTCTCTTAAGTATTCATGGATGAGCCTAGAAGCATGTCATATCCTTAATTAGTAGATTGAGGAGTGTCAAACTCATTTATACTTTTGTTAACATACAATAATATAAAGGTGATGATGATGCAGTATTTGGTTTAATTTCAACAAGTATATAATTTGTGTTATTTGTCCGCATGAAATTTTACTAAAGAGAAATGAGTCATATGTTAATATGGTTTTTGGTACAAGTCATatgcatataaaaataaaactaataataaatccTTCTCACCCCTAAATTAGACTTTTGAAGTGTGAAAATCGTAAGATTGAATATTTAAGGTGATACCAGGTATATTAATCAGAGATTTGGTCACTGATTCCTAAAAATTAGAGTGAATACTCAATTCTTGATAATTTTTGTAAATGactacaaaatttttaaataaaaaaaaatatatctttttcaatttttgatatttaattttgtcAAATTAGTTAGCTTCTCtatcaatgatttttttttttaaaacatatttaTGTGATATGTTAAtcgttaatatattttttatttagtttttttaagtaaaaataatttaaaaattaataatatttcttaattttatacaataaatttagttaagtatttgaaaaaagcaataaaaaaataaaaataaaaactaaacggCCTTAATAATTATCTTTAAAAGACGAGACTCTTGATAGAAAAAAATTTGCTAATTCTAGTTGGTTCTTAATGGATAAATCAATAATTTAACATAACATATAGGCTTATTTCGTTAATACAAATAGAAAATATTGATAGAAGAGCTAATCAAtctcataaaaataaagatcaaaaaccaaaaaatgtatttattttttaaagacttcgttgtcttttaaaataattatcagcaactatttatgatttttttttttctctaaaaactAAGGAGGTGAAAATTGTCTGATACTTAATGAAGATCATTAAAGTCATATCGCCAAATACCATGCAACTAGTAACACATAGTAAATACTATTTAAGATGTTAAATGATTTCCTTCCCAAAACAAAGATGTATACCATTTCCGGGTTCTGATCGAAAAGCATGGTTAAATAATGGTGTTATTTCACCATAGATGCAAAGGATGAAACAACCAGATATCCTTAGAGATTGTTTTTTCTCCTTCAGCCTGTTAGCAACACTGCAAGAGTGCCAACAACAGCATAGGAAAACAAAAAAGttactataaataaatattattttcctCTCGTAGACAACAAGTCGTTGTAGTATAGTGGTGAGTATTCCCGCCTGTCACGCGGGTGACCCGGgttcgatccccggcaacggcgtttCTTTTTGTTGCTCACACTTGTCTTCTTCATGGTGCAAACTTTTGGAGGAAAATCTCATCAAAGAACCCAAGACCCATTTGATGACCTAAACACATTACCACATCCACTGGTATTAGAAGGGTTCAAGCTACCATCAACTTTAAGCTTAACCAGCCAGGTTAATGGAGAAAATGTGCTTGGATGCAGAAACCAAATGAACCCTCTCTTGGTATAATTGAAATCTCTAAGACTCTCCCCAGAGCAAATAATGCAAGTCGAAGTACTCAGTAGGAggtcattttctttctttcatttgaaGAGGCAGAAGAGCTCATAGTCTACGACATGGTATCTTGTCCATCATTTCAAAAAAATCCGATACTAATTCTCTTCAAAGGAGGACCAGCATTTAGTTCAGCTATCTTGGCTTTGTGATGCCATTGGATTTCAGTGTTTTCTCCTACAATGAATTGTCCCATGTAGTTTCTTATAATAATCTCCTCACCAGAAGAAGGTTCATCGTAAAAAATTGCATAAACTGATTCTTCTTTCTCATGATTAAGTCTCTTCCTTTTCAGTTACACACTGAGCTTAGTAATGATCCAATTCCTCACTACATGCGATGTCATTGATAAACTGAAACTGATTGTTGAGTTTAATGTCATTCCATACAGCAATTGTTTCATTTTTATTGCTTAATTGGTTATATTTTAGTCCCAATTTCACtagtattttctgtttcttgttcgtTCTTGTTGAAATGTATTACTACACTCATTGTCCTGGGATTCGAATGCTAATCAATTCATCATGAAGCAACAATCTTTACCTGAAGTAATGAGGTTTCAAGAATCAATTGTTGGACTATATTACATGATTTTAACATTCTACATAAGCTATGCAATTTACTTATCTAAACAATAAATTTATCAGAATTCTAAACGCTAATCCAAGCATAATCATTTTCGCAGCTCTTTAGTACAAGCCTGCGGGGTAAAAATGAATCTCATAAGAAAAAATGTTTATTTATTGAAAATGAAGCTGTCACCATATGTTCATAACAATGGCTCAACTTGAACATTTATCTAATTGAAATGAGATACAGTTTTAGGGCATTCATTAAGGAGCCtaacatgaaaaaataaaataaaataaaatatgacgTGTTTATATCCGGCTACTAAGGGGATTATGCTTCTGAAACTTAAAAATCACAACATACAATATATTGCACAAGTATACATTGGAAATTAAAGGGCATGAGATGATCAGTTCACAAGCACATTACAAAGCCGTCTCTCAATCTTCCTCCGCTTCTCATCAGGCTCAGAACACTGTAAAAGCAAAAAATAAGATTAAATCTTCATGTGTAACAATTCAAAGCATAGCAGGAATTAAGCAAACTATGTTAGTTTAGTTAATTCAATTTTCTATTGTGGGGGATTAAAACAAAAACCAAACACTTAAGAGATCATCTGTTCCACTCAAGAAAAGAAGTACTGTAAAGCAGTTCTACGTTTTTTTCTTCTGTGCTTTACCTCATCCTCCAGTAAATAAGGAACCCGAACTCTTTTCGAGCCATCAGGTAGACGTTTAGAAGGTGATTGGTTCTCCATAGCAGTAAAGGCATTGCAAACCTGCATACAAGTTATACAAATATATTTTACATCAGCACCATGGAAGCATGGAGAATTAAACCACAAGGTCACAATAACTATGCTCAATTCATGAACTGGAAATTTGTTCCTTAAACATAACTCAGACCCAAAATTTAGTACATTAATCCATAAACATATAAGGAAAATAGTATGTGAATAACTGTTACCTGACTTTGAATAGCCCCAATTAACATATCTTTACAACCTGATGCATGCACACTTTCTAACGTGGGGCACTGAAGCAGCAGTCGTTCTGAGCCAATTAATtcagttaaaaaagaaaaatcaatctTACAATTTTCAAGAAATCACTGGAATGGTTAAATAAAACCTTCAGCCAATAATAACTAAACAGGGAAATGAAATGATACCTGGATGCAAATTCCTACAAGAATTTAGATTCAGATCATTAAGCTGTGGACAATTTAAATATAGGGCCTGCATATTAATTGAAAGAAGAAATATGAAGATCCGAAGCcaggaaaaataatatttaataaacatATTCAGCTTAATAAAACTCACATCCAAGCCAGAGCAACCCCATAAACTGAGCTTCTTTAAATGGCTATGTTTGATAATTAACTTTTGATTTGTAAGGTGCATATTTGTGCTGGATGTTTCCTGTGGTTTGCAGTTGTCTTCATCAGTGGTTGGATTAAGTGAATCAGGATCACATATGGTCATGCCGCAGTCCATAAGCTCAAGAAGCGGAAGCTGAGCAGTAGCAAATTGAATGCCACCTGAAAAATGTTACAGTAGATTAGTAAGCAGAAACTCAAGCAAGTACTAGAGTTTTGTGAAGTAAACGAACTTATAAGAGGAAATTACTTGAAGTCACATTCGGACAAAGGGCAAGAAGGAGTCTTGACAATGTTTCAGGGAACACATTGCAAATTATTCCTATGCCACTGTCACTTATGCCAGATCTGTGATGAAGGATAATCATTAGAAATATGTTCCAGAAGTGTAAGAAAATTGAGAGGGGGGGAGGGGGGGGAGGAGGCAAACTACAATTATAATATGTTGCATTGAGTTTCATCGGAAGCTTGTCAACAAGGTGAATGAATTAAAGTAGGTACAATACATACCCACTGAGATCAAGCAATTCTAAATTAGGGTAGCTCGAAGCAATAGCAGCAACAGATGCATCAGTAATATCAGATCCGAGAACAAGAGAAAGCATTCGCAGCCCCCTGATGATTCCACATTTAATGAATTCCAATAAGTTCACCAATCAAATGAATTTTGTATCataacaaaatagaagaaaaacaaaactgAAATGTTTATTGAATTTATGACAAATAGGCCTGACATAGCATGTTTATCCCTGTCGGATAAGAGCCCGGGATTTCAGATATGTAAATTGAGGTTGGGAATAAATTTAAGGTTTGATCCCAAAGTCTTCATTGCAAATTTAATGATCTTTGTGTGTGAATGTTACATACAGGTTACGCATTCAGTTTCATTTCATATACATCCTTTGACATGCCACATAAATTGGAAGTAGGAGGTCTTCCATCCGGAACTTGTAGACGTTTAATGCTTGCACAATATGTATGAACTAGTAGATGTAGAAAGTTCAGAGTATTGTGATTAAAACTTCTATGTGAACAAaatttgttaatcacagtcaGAAAATGGAGATCAAGATTACAAACCTCAATTGAGCAGCTGTAAGAGCAAGCACAGCAGCATGAGAAAGCCTCAAAGCAGCTATATGTATATTCTGCAATCTTGAACAATTTCTGCCCAGTCCTTCAATCATAGTTGTTAGATCAGTACTATCATTTTCTTGTCGAGAAAACTCCAACGAAATCTCTCTCAACTGGGGACAGTTAAATACCTGACATTTCGAAGCAACTGTTAGTAACTAAAGCTCCCTCTCAATGCCTGCCCATTTCTATCAATCTAAAGTTTGATCACACCATACAATATCAAGAGGAGAAAGGAAAGGTAACAATACCATTTTAGAAAGAGAGTGCAGATCTGACAGCCAAAGGGTAGAAAGACTAGCCGAACAGAGGACAAAGCCACCCAGGTTAGAACAACCTTCCATCTTGAGGCATTTGAGGCTTCTCTTGTCAGCAACAAACCGGCCTAACTCAGCCCTGAATTTCTCATCGTTGAACAACAAATAAAGCAAATAAGCACAAAGCAGCAATCTTTCGTATAGAGCTAAGGATTAAAGCAACTTGTAGCTTGTAGCATAAATTCAGAAGGGAACAAGTAATtggacataaattaaaaataaatgaagaCTTTCACTTATGAAACAGAAATTAACAGGAAAGGACAAACCCAATAGCTACTACAGTCTCGAGCACTTATCAACAAAATGTAAACCAACAATGGGGCAAAACAAAAGTTGCACCCTCTACTTATAAAAACAGTTTGACAATATACCACATAGTTCTTCACGGCTTCAACCAACATTTACACCACAAAGCAATGTTAACACACAACTTGAGATCCAAAATCGTACTAGAAATTATTTAGTTACTGTAGATTTAGCTCATTAATTTCTAGGGTTGAAGTATTGAATCAAAACAACATTAAGGTCACATTGTATAACCAAACACCTTAACATGAATCACATATGCAGGTGTTCAACAACACTAAGAACTCATTTTCCACTAAAACTAAAAAGAATGAGAACACGAATAATACCCATTGATCCGATTGGTTGCGCCATCAGACATCGAGACCTCCATATACTCCAGATTTGAACACGAAAACGCAATGCAAGCCAGCATCGTTGAGTCAAAATCACTGCAAAAACCAAAACGAGTTAGATTCATgaataaaccaaaaaaaaaagtgttattttaCGAGCTAGCAACGAGATCACTCCCTCTTTTTTTAATCCAATCTTTTTACTTTATCCATTTACTACGGTTTCTCTTATCACCATTCCCATGATTCATTCATATTACAGCAGCGTTAGTTTCTTCTTGCGATTCTTAACTACCAATTTCAGATTCAAAGCTTCGACACATTTTAGATTtcgttatttattatttattgttgctGTTATTCGATCGAATCAAAACGCAACAAGATCCAAAATCTGCTACACAAAGTCACACCTTTCCATTCTAAGAGAGAGCCTCACGATCCCAGGGCATTTCTGCAACATCGATGCCACAAAACCGACGTGAACGTTCGCCGGAACCCTAAGTCTCAGCTCCTCCGCCGCCTTCCAAAGTCTCTTGGCAGTCTCCCTCCATCCCTTGGAGACCTGCGCCGCCGCCAACAATCCCGCTGGCGGCAGCCTCCGAAGCACCTCCCACAGGAGACTCGCCGGCAAACCGCACGAATCCAAATCCAAATCCAGATCCATTCTCAGATCTAGATCATCATCAGCCTCCGCAAACGAATCACCAACCGCTCTATCCTCCATTTCCGACGCATCGATCCCTCCGCCGGGAATGGCAGCACCACCGTCATCGAAGTCATCGAACGACAGGGCACGGCGGAGGCGAGACGGCGCCGCCTGCCGGAGCGCGGATGCGGAGGAAGAAGCAGAAACGGCATAGTGAGACGAATCGGTTGATATGGCGGTGGCAACGGCAGTGACGGCGGCGGAGATGGGAGTTTTCACGTTACAGACGTGGCCTTTCTTAGGTTGGCCACATCGGCCACAATTGTAATTGCCACGCTTCTTCCCGCGCTTACCGTCGGAGATATCGACGGCACCACCACTCGCATCCGGTGGTGGCAGGGCGGCCACCTTAGGGTGAGAGTGATGCATTGTGAGGGTAGAAAGTAGAGAGGGAAATGCAAACGCGAATGCGTCAATCTTAAAATGCATTATAAAGGAAGGCGGGAACCTTGCGcgcctttattattatttttttttttttttcactctttttgttttcaatttattgTTTTCGCTaaacaagtaaaaataaaattttggttttTGTAGTTCTGTGAAATcaggattgattttgaatttatatttataGAATTTAGTTTCTACATGCTTATacctttttttttcatctttgaCCTTTTTTTTTGTTGAGAGTATAATCATGAAGCTAAGGTTCATCAAATTAAttgttatttgaaaataatatggTTTAATTATAAGGatatatgttaatattattaattaaaaaaacataaaaaaaattataaaacttaagttaataatatatttgatatgtatttattaaaaaatatttaaaaaataaaaaaatgtattaataatttaaatatatatttttaaaatacatattagttAACTTAAATCTCATTACTAAATAAGCACCGATTAATTCAGAGAGAAAGTGATAGAATTGTTTTTAAGACTTTTGTATATTAAGGatattttttggtgactgaaataaattaaacaaagaaaaacaaaacaaacaaaacaaggaactgcctaaatagagggacagtcccgtttaagactactcttaaactcctctcaaggtgaaagaagctccacatgcgaaagttgtaacttcatcgccatctttgccatagtatctgccaccgtgtttgcatctctcataatcaaacgaaagtcaacccgccaattccaatgcatgatatctcttattttgagcaccagtggatcaataaacccaaaaccatcttaagtaacaagattaaatgcttccacacaatccgtctcacaaataacatctcgttgacccacatcccaagctaagagatatcctctccaaatagcaaacaattctccttgaagaatactattactctcaatcattcccaaacaccccctttgccagctcccattacaatctctaataacacaagcaaaaccaacactatcacccgaaccaaaataactagcatcacaattaatcttaaaagtaccaatggatgggggattccaaaaaccatttagagtagagggaagggacatacgttgtaattcaaagatattcctaagctccttttctgaagttaatgctagacaaatcactttttccggaggccaagtttcatcgggattaaagatgtcattattccttactcgccatatccaccaaagtcccgaaaagaacttgaacggatgctctctgctatgatacaagaaccagttcttcaaatccaaaggatgacaagaaatatccaacctatgccagacaagctgagctttgggacaatcccgaatacaatgtaaaaccgattcctggctagaaagacatcttggacacttATCCGAcaacgacatccctcttctaaagcgaaaacttgcagtaggaagagcctccttaagacacaaccaagccaaaaatttatgcttttccggaacaagctggcgccaaagccaaagccaattctcccgctcctcccaaccaaacagctgcttacacaaccacaagtaaccattgcgagagttatagactttggcagcagacccactccaataccaacccacttctggacctgcttgttcatctggattgtaagaaagaatattatctttcagattttgagataaaggagaataaagagtatccaaatgccacctaccaaccgaccaaatatcctgtatccggagattcgaatcagaaatgtgaacataatcgatctcattagataaccgtccttctttcctccagctagaaaaccaaaaattctggttcaaatctccaatacaccaagcaaaccca is drawn from Arachis hypogaea cultivar Tifrunner chromosome 12, arahy.Tifrunner.gnm2.J5K5, whole genome shotgun sequence and contains these coding sequences:
- the LOC112726962 gene encoding F-box/LRR-repeat protein 17, with the protein product MHFKIDAFAFAFPSLLSTLTMHHSHPKVAALPPPDASGGAVDISDGKRGKKRGNYNCGRCGQPKKGHVCNVKTPISAAVTAVATAISTDSSHYAVSASSSASALRQAAPSRLRRALSFDDFDDGGAAIPGGGIDASEMEDRAVGDSFAEADDDLDLRMDLDLDLDSCGLPASLLWEVLRRLPPAGLLAAAQVSKGWRETAKRLWKAAEELRLRVPANVHVGFVASMLQKCPGIVRLSLRMESDFDSTMLACIAFSCSNLEYMEVSMSDGATNRINGAELGRFVADKRSLKCLKMEGCSNLGGFVLCSASLSTLWLSDLHSLSKMVFNCPQLREISLEFSRQENDSTDLTTMIEGLGRNCSRLQNIHIAALRLSHAAVLALTAAQLRGLRMLSLVLGSDITDASVAAIASSYPNLELLDLSGSGISDSGIGIICNVFPETLSRLLLALCPNVTSSGIQFATAQLPLLELMDCGMTICDPDSLNPTTDEDNCKPQETSSTNMHLTNQKLIIKHSHLKKLSLWGCSGLDALYLNCPQLNDLNLNSCRNLHPERLLLQCPTLESVHASGCKDMLIGAIQSQVCNAFTAMENQSPSKRLPDGSKRVRVPYLLEDECSEPDEKRRKIERRLCNVLVN